Part of the Nicotiana sylvestris chromosome 2, ASM39365v2, whole genome shotgun sequence genome, ATTTACTTCTTGTGCTCTTTGTGAACAATGAAATTAATTTCTAGAATCTCGATATCCTATCAAttgttttctttactttttaaCGCATCTTTGGTATatgtaataaataataaataaaattgtaGTAATAAATATAATGAAATAGTTAACGCATGTTATATAGATTTTGTGACTGATTAGGCTTATATTTCTTAACGTGTGTTTTCTTCGAATTAGTCAGACTTTGAAGGATGCACAAATTCTTTGTCCAAGTAAAATTAGCATGACGATTGGTAATTACAATTTCATCCTTTAGGAATAATGCTTTTTAGAACTAATTTAGCTTTTTAAGGGTATAAAATCTCAATATTTTGACGATATTTTAGTCGTTTAACATTTAGCGTTTTAAAATtcgtatttttataataatatagatagatatagatatagattaacGAATTACTAATCTGAATCGGTAATATGACCTAAATTGTGATAAACCAACTGGCTGTAAGCATTATTGGGCGAAATTATAGgattattaagttattttgggaagggtaataattaacaaattattttGTTAGGAATCGGAAGATTCTGGTAGAAATTTTAGGGGCCATGGTTAAtagaagagaaattttcataaagcactatcttttagtagtaattagtcatctatatataccatttgctatattatggATTATAGATACTTTTTCTGTGATTATAAgatatatttgatgtatttaagctattgtattcatgaatacaatagcaaaaataggcgtgaatcagggaagtccaactaattagttgttgtattcgagtgtattcgactgtattcatggagtgaaacatgggattacagcttgacaaattattgtattcgactgtattcacggcgtgaaataagggattacactatttttaaaacggaaagtgaatcaattaatataatagactcctaatataactcaacaaactcaattataacacacaaattttgtattttcagttatagaaaagattctcaaccgaaaaataccccaaaaatatagcaatcttcagagaaattatataatacatctgaatacataaattatattaattaaaaaaatatatgaatacatgcatggcatatagcgagacagtgaatacaatgaaatacatagaatacaccgggatacattgaaatacaacgGGAAAAAAAGACAATCTTCGAATCATTGAGAAGGAAAGAGAAAAATCGTCGAATCGAGTGACTTTAACATTTACAGTGATTGACGAAGAGCTCACGGCCATGGAAGCTCCACGAGGTCACGTACTTCTCTCTTTTTCTACCATAGTTATATACACATAACCTCTAAAACCTCCATTTCCACTTCCTCCAAATTGACAGAAAAATTAGCTGAAAACAACAAACAATGGATCACTACAAAATATTAGGGTTAACACGAAGCACGAGCAAGGAAGATACTCCCTCcgatccaaaataagtgattttttggcctttttcttgtagtccaaaataagtgattttttcagatttcaagaataaattaattatttttttcatatattgtccttggagtaaatagtgttggaatatgtgttaggagtgtttatgtgagatagtaaaggttaatatagtcaatttcattgctaattaatgttaaaaggcggatttcttaatctgtgtgaaaacatccaaaaatcacttattttggaccggagggaataTTAAACAAGCGTTTCGAAAATTGGCAATGGAATTTCACCCCGACAAGCACGCACATTCACCGCAGCAGTTAAAGGAAAACGCTACTctcaaaaatctgaaagaatgagagagaaaaataatacaaagagtattttatggcttaagagtAGGAGGTAgtcataaatagatatttgactataaaaatcaaaaggtatctatagaatataattttttaaaagggcatttatttaaaataaatatgatatcaacctttgctataagAGGTAAAAAGCTATTAAGAGCTGTCAATACGGGTTGGTCCAGCCCATGCGTGCTTTGGCATTTGATGGGTTGGGCTAGAGAGATCCACTATTTCGATGGGCCTTAAAATAGTTATCCTACCCCAATCCTACGTGGATCACAGGTCCCTAGGGGCCGACCCAtcattctaaaaaatattttttatatttttaaaatttaagttTTAACAATCAAAAAACATACTTGTTGGATAAAAAGCTTCTGCAGAACTTAATAATTTTGACATTGTTCCAATAGATTAcaataaaatacaaaaacaaatgaCAATATTTCATTCATTAAAAATTAATACTCAAGACAAACTACTCAAAAACATTTTCAAGGTGCTCATGGCATATCCAACATTAATAATCCTTCTGTGAAACAAAGTTAACATCTTTGTTCAtctaaatatataattatatgcaatgttaattagttaaacatTAAGATAAAACTAAATTTTTAAGAACAATGAATATTTATATTCGCATAAAAAATATTACCAGTTTGAGAATAGACTACTCTTCTTGTTATTTTTAGTTCTTTTtagttttttatatttttaattaaatatgtTATTAACCCCATGAGCCGGTCCAGCTCAGCCTCGGTCAAGCCTCATAGGACACGGGCTTACTTGGACAGGGTTTAAATGCCCCATTTTTAAATGGGCTCAAAAATCTTATCTAGCGTTAGACCATAGAtttccaaatttgttttgaaacaTCTGATTTatgtgaagtttggtttgaagatgaaaatgtgtttggacatcagttttcaaaacatatttcccaaatttattttggaaaacatGAAACATGACTTATATCCACAAGTTCTAAAACTATCATAAATATCCAACAGTACCattatcaataacattcattatattatcgcaaaccatagtcctgaacataaataaatttggttGAAAATAATCGTTTTTATAATAAACTACATGATACACTATCATATGACCGAGAAGATGGAGCAACAttattacaaaataataaattgtgggttcttttataaaatacaaaagactggggtaattttttaaaaatataaagtgATATTTTGGCCAAAAATCAGCTATTGAGCTGGTTTTGGGATTTGGGATTTTATCAAAATGtaggcaaaatctatggccaaacatgtgtttgccaaataaaatccaaatttattttgacaaaatttatGGTCAAACAAGTCCTTAGTCCAATCATATTAAATTACGGGCTGAGTTGGGCCGGCCCAACAAACCAAACCCATATTGACGGCTCTATAATGGAACgagagaaagaaataaaaaagaactTAATTATTACCTTAAGCTATTGAAGATTAAGTAGCTACCTTTACATGTCCTAATTTTAAAAAATCAGTATATAATCACAATATATAGGGAGAAAATTaagatatatattatattataatatttttgaatttcatggtagaaattaggggttttgggtagaaattaagaattttgttaaattgagatttagacctcaaattgaggtcggatttcgaaacaaattacataatcgAGCTTGaaagtgaatgggtaatcagattTTTGTCTGAATCTCGCGTTTTGACCAAACAAGTCTAgtattgacttttgttgactttttccaatTTCATTAAAGAGTGAATCTTTTTTACTCGTAGGTAGTTTCTAAagtttattttgaattatttaaacTATATTTAGCTAGATTTGATTTGTTTGGACACTAATTCTAAAGGGAAGGTTATGGTTGAGTGTTGATTTGATTGCGGAAAGAGGTAAGTGTCGTGCCTAACTTTGACGTGAGGGAATTAGGACTTGATTagtttatttgctacttgcttatGTGTGGGGACGACGTATATGCAAGGTGATGAGTGTATATGCGTAGTcatatgttaagcatgagggttcagataattatttattatttttaattatttcatgCCTTCATTTAATTCATGTTATTACTTGCTAAATACTTTAATTGTTACTTGCTCTTACTTGTTAAATTTATGCCTTTATCCGTTGCATGCCTTTATTTGCTAATTATTTTCATGTAtattttcatgtatctatgttctCATTTATTGACTATCTTTACTTGTTTTATGACTTTGTGTGTAGTTAGATAGCCATTTTTATCCGCTTTATATCTTTAATTATGAAATTAGCTCTGGTATTGCATTTTATTTGAGTTACGTCGTAGTTATTTGTAATTGTACATATATATTATTATTGTGTGGATCGGGTTGTTTGCTGCAACGGTTGTATGTGTTATTGTGTGGGATCgtgttacacgccgcaacaaatattgGTATTACTATttgggatcggattgcatgccACAATAGTATTTGTATATTTATATTtcggatcggattgcacgccacaAAGGAGAAGACATTATTTAATTATATTTGTGGATCGGATTTCGCGCCACAATGGAGAAGacattatttatttatatttgcgGATTGGATTGTGCGCCGCAATAGAGGAGATATATTTAACTATTTGAGCTATTGTTTTCCGTAACCGTATTGTATTGAGAAAATTGTATTCTGGGGCGCACTGTTATGTAATTTTTGTTCCagtttttatgttatttttgttttctatGTTTTGTCGTTATTTCATTACATTCGTATAGATTTATAGTGAGTGCCTTGTTATAACTTCGTCACTCCTTTATCGATGTcaacacttacagagtacatgaggtcggttgtacttatGCTATACTTCTGCATTTCTTGTGCAAATTCTGGTGTTGGTACTAGCAACAGATAGTGGAGGCTCGCTCGGATTAGCTTTCTATCTCGGACTTGAGGTATAGCTGCACGGCGATCGCAACCCTGAAATCCCCTTCCTTATCTAGTTCTAGTGTTTATTttatttcaaacagttgtattttcATTTGGACATTTGGTTGTAGCACTTCTAGTATGCTCGTGTACTTGTGACACTAAATTTAGGTTATTATATCTATTTCAGAATATTTGTACAGTTTTATTTCTTATTAAATTGCTTCCAAATTGGTTTTAAAATAATTAGTTATGTACTAGTGGTTTGCCTACATTATCATGACCCCACGATTGGAATTTCGGACGTGATAAAGACAAATTCTTATTAGAATCTATGTACGTAAAGGCCTAAAAAAATTCCTAGTGCTATATAGAAATACGAGTAGATAATCACTTTAATCGAAAGCAAAAATGGTATGTTGCTCGTATATTTCTGAATTGTTACGAAAAGTAAAATAAGAGAGAGGTTTATGTCATTGGGTTTGGGGCGCGCGagggagaggggggggggggagttatGTACTACTAATAATTAATCAACCATTTTGCATGTACTATAAAAAATTTACTACATAAATATTTTGAGTTATAAATTTCGTACTAGTAAATTGGATGAATTATGATAAAATTTCATGCTCGACCCTATAAAATATGAATTCTAAAATTAGAACCGAACAACTTTTaacatatatataaaaattagaGAAATATAACTCGTATATATTggtagtatatatattttttatatagtcAATACttaaaatatgtacaatatagtaagtattacttttatatttttgggCAAGTTATACATTTGGTTTATCCGTCAAAAGTAAATATGTTTGCTagctaaatatataaaaaaatatattaattatttatattatatgttaatatactaaatatatatattttgccGGCTATTATTTTTAAAAGCGATTATACTTCgtaattttttccctttttttaatcAAGTTACAAATCATATTTATCCTACAGATTTTCTGCAGTATAGGACACCATAAGTGGATACAGAGTATATATAATTCATGGCTAACCGAAAAATTTCTAAATTTCATTTCCACTTGTCCACGTTAATTTCTTCTTATATGTTTAACTTCTCTTTATCATAAATTATGACGCTTCCACCTAGATTTCTGCTAAGCACTAACTCTTTCTCAACTCCACAGCTGCCGGTCAAATCCTCTGCGGCGGAGCCGCCGTCGTCTGCATCAGTGGAGCCCGACTTCGTCATAATCACAGCTGCCCTACTCTGTGCATTCATCTGCATCATAGGACTCATCTCGGTAGTTCGGTGCGCTTGGCTCCGACGAGTCCGCGAACGTACCGGAGGTCAGTCATCATCGGCGGCGAACAGAGGGTTGAAGAAAAAAGTGTTACAGTCGCTGCCTAAGTTCACCTACGACAATACTTCTTCAACCACCGGCGCCGCGGCGGAGTGCGCCATATGTCTGGCGGAATATAGGGAAGGAGACGAGATTAGGGTTCTGCCTCAGTGTGACCATGGCTTTCATGTTCAGTGTATTGACACGTGGCTTGGTTCACACTCTTCATGCCCATCGTGCCGTCAGATTCTTGTAGTTGGTCGGTGCCGGAAGTGCGGCGAGTTCCCTGCAGTTTCCGGAACCTCCAACGGTGCTCAAATTCCTGGGCGGAGCTACCTTGCATAAAGGTACAATCCGATTTTGTTGTCAAAAAATTATACcgtatataaaaataattttggtATATAAAAATTTATCATCCGTATGGTGTAGGAGAAGATTTTAATGTAATGATAAATTAAAGGTGGTGTAAAATTTGTTTTAGGTGGCAGGCGTCGAATTTCAAATGTGACATTTTCTTATATACTATTTAATATTTTGGTTCAGTCACACCTCAGTTTCAAAGCTTTTGACTAGTTCGTTGTTCCTGTGTAAAAGTAGCAATATTTTTAGATATATAACGCCACAGTACAACAGTGTAGTTACAGATTTCGCAGAATTGAATAGCTTTGGCTAAAATTCTGTGTTTGGGTTAAAGCTTTTATTTAATATTATGAATAAATAatctatttttactttttaaaaaatgaaaaaaagattaTGATCTagaattcataaactaaaaatgTCTATTTTTATTGTAAAACGGTTATGGGTTTTTGTCAGGGTTGAAGATGGTCCCCAGGTTGAGCTGGTGAAGTTTAGTGGTTTTGCTTTGTCGAGAAGCTAAAGAAGAGAAGGCGATAAATATGAAGCTTCCTGCTTTTGTTATGGAAAAGATCGAAGAAGGTGACAAAAGGGGAATGATATATATGGCTGCTGAGTTGTGATATTTAAGAAGGTTTCTAGTCACTGtaattattttttatcttttcgACTTATCTTCTTTTTTACCCAGTTATCTGATCATATAATTTGTTATAAACAGTTTTTACTCTCCGCGTATATATGACTTCATGTATGTGCATATATTACATGGAGTCCTGAATATGAATATGAAGTCGTTATTAACATGGAACGTTTTTAAGGGATTATTCATATTGGTCGGATGATGTACTAAaacttaaattttttaaaaaatgtgcAATCAAAAGGTCGTAATTTGTGGAGGAAATTGACGAGAAGTACAAGTGTGGAGGACGATGTGGGAGGCCTTCGTTTTTGTCGTTAGTTCGTTTTTGCTACAGTTGATTGAGTTGGttataaaaattaaatatctagACAGCATAATTAGTAATTGAAAGTGTATTTTTCTATAGGGCTTATATTGTTGGATGAGATGGTTAAAGTTCAATATAGTATTAGAGCGGATAACAACTCTTGGATTTaaatcacacaattcaacatCAAGACATAATATTACGTACgtagaagtttttttttttttgggtcgaAAGATTAGCTGTTGTTGGATATGTTTGTGTCTTTGTGTTTTCTTCTTATCCTGGGTTGAAGGTTAATAGGTTTATTTTATATTAATGTAATTAACTTGGTTGTGACTTCTTGCTTTTAGATCATTAATTTACACCTATTATGTACAGTCACTTTTAACTTTCGAGAATTCATATGAGAAAAAAATTATGCATTCCATCTAACAAGGTATAAGATTATTTTAACCAAAATAACTACCATTAtcaaaaaataaccaaaaaaaaaagggacCCAATTCCTACCATTAGGAAATTGCCTTTTTACATACATGTATGTAATAGAAATTACCATTGAAAGAAAGAGAAGTAACGTAGCATTAGTGGGATATAAAATGGTTGTTAATATAACTAGAAGAAAATTTAACTTGTAAGAGGAAAAAGATATATTTTTACAGTTAATTCTTGGTCTTTTTACGTGAGTGAAAACCACAAAGTATCCCTGTTCTACTAATTCAAAATTTAAGGTAAACAAGTGGAATTTGTAGAAAAGTCTGTTTGATATGTACTTTTAACAATATTCTCTTGGCATGCAAAGGCTGTTCTCTTCAAAATTTGTTGTGAATGATAAATTGCATGAAAATGACAACCAGAAATGGAAGATTTTGGACAAGAAGCAACTTTTTTTAGAGTGCACAACTATTTGATCAGGTATTGTTACCTCTTATCAGTATAGGTATCGAATAATTCTTTTCACCTAagacttaaataaatataaaaaaattaaaaaaataacggTGTATTTATTTTTGTTCCAGATGGCATGTGAACTATAATCTCTTATATTTGCACCCCCTTCATTTTTTGCTAGTGTGGATGCTTAAATAAATTAAGAAAACAGCTTCCAATTGGCTAAATTATATTATCTTTTTCCTCAAGACGTAGAAGAATTATATATTATCATCTCCTTCTATTAATTCTCCGAGCTTCAAGATTCCTTCTTGTAATAGAGAAATCAACTCCAAGACTCTTTTTCCAGTTACAGAAACTATACATTAATTTTGTATTGATACTTTGCATTTTCGCCTAACTTAATTATTTTTATTCCGTCAAAATGTCGTTAAATAATGTCACCCCTTTGTAACCACTATATTCTATATTCGCGAGATCTTATTTACATGAGCGAAGGAGAAGTCGTAAAccaccttttttttttaattccttttATTATTCTGGTAACTAATTTCCACTTATGAAATGGCCatcaaataaaaatttattttatatcCACGGATTTAAAGTTCTAACTTTAGTGTCAAGTTCAAGCATTTTAAAATGGTGCAAAGTATTTGCTTCCAAGAACCTGCTTTTCCCTAAGTTCAGAAAAGATTCTTGAAGTGGcctcacaagtcacaagcattcTTTTTAAATTTGTCCTAATAAACGATGAATCTAAGCTCATTTAATTTAAACTACAAATATACGaaatattaattattctataaatTAATTAACTTAAGTGCCTCCagtaaataaattatttttcacTCATTTCATTTTACTTTGATGTGATTTAAAGATTTTATTTTGCATACGGATAAAGATGTAACCCATCATCACCAACAACGCCTATGGATTGGGTTAAAAAGGAAAATAAGGTTAATGCTACCCGGTTACGTATACATTTTACTATAGAGTGTTATCCAACTGTGATAACtgaaaaggtcatcacttgttttagaaataaattttgtATTTCGAGATCTTAAAAACCCCGTTCTGTCtcatctcgatttgtgtgcacagtccgggtgcgtagccggaaagccattatgtgaaaatttgtgaaaaattataaaaattgcctttaaaatgaatttaagttgacttcggtcaacattttgggtaaacggacccggacccggatccgtgatttgacagtcccgaagggtccgtaggaaaatatgggacttgggcgtatgcccggaatcgaattccgcggtcccaagcccgagaaatgaatttttaaataaatttattttctcgaatatatatgagtttttagaaataaaaaatgtTTGGaagttgatggtatcgggcctgtattttggttccggagcccggtacaggtcttatatgtgatttaagttgagtttgtaaaatttggtaaggaacggaggtcatatgacgtgattcggaaccttagtgGTAAAaattgaaactttgaaagttctagagattttctttgattttggtgctaaattcatagttgttgatgttattttggtggtttGATTACACgggcaagttcgtatgatgtttttgggttagtgtgcatgtttgctttggagccccaagggctcgggtgagttttgataggccacagagtattttgaacttagaaagttGCAGGGTTTTAGCTGGtgtgtgttgcaggtctgcaggcttcgcaattgcgagttcgcatttgcgagagaccCATCACAATTGTGATGATGGGCTGGGGAAGgaaccctcgcatttgcgaggcttatgtcgcaaatgcgacttcaacatttgttcgcaaatgcgaacatttgttcacaaatgcgaagacaACAGGATTggcctaccttcgcatttgcgaagcctgggccGCATTTGCGAGTTCGTATTTGCAAAcctgacttcgcaaatgcgatatctgcacttgtgcaaattataacttagtcgaaaatctttcatttttcaaacccttttcaaaaccaaaacactcttgggcgatttttcaaggacaagtactcttccaaatcgattgtaagtcatttctaacttgtttttattaatctttaacatcttttctcatgatttcaactcaaaatcaaatgtTTTCATGGAAAAATTGGGtgctttgggtagaacctaggtttttcaaattttggggatttggacctcgatttgaggtctgatttcaaaataaattgtatatttgggttcgtgggggaatgggtaatcgagttttggttcgaacctcgggttttgaccatgtgggatgcgggcgatttttgactttttggaaaaaactttagaaaacctattttcaggcattgaaattgattcatttagcatttattgatataattaagtaacttgtgtctagacacgagcgaattggtggtggaatcaagaggtaaagcgatagttgaggcttgaattgtgttcgtgtcatcgaggtaagtatttggtctaaccttagcttgagggattaggagttgtgtcttatttgctatgtgctaattgtggagtacaacgtatagacatggtgatgagtatctatacgtcggtgtcaagcatgaccgtgagtcttgtattgtaattttatgactccgttgtggtgtattcgtgcttcatatgagaattatattattattcccttgccgggatgttgttgtaatattaatgttcccttgcctggatgttgtgattatattattgttcccttgtcgggatgttgttgttatattattgttcccttgccggtatgttgttgttatattattgttcccttgtcgggattcttttatgattgttgttgataaataaaatgggagcgggttgcacgcctgcaacggtaatacatgaaatgggagcgagttgcacgtctgcaacggtaatacatgaaatgggagcgggttgcacgcctgtaacagCAATATGTGacatgggagcgggttgcacgcctgcaatagtaatatatgaaatgggagtgggctacacgcctgcaatggtactacatgaaatgggatcgggttgcacgcctgcaacagtattacatgtgtacttgtttccttatttccttatctcttgttggtaattgatttatgacgTTCCTTACATTTTTCTActgttattctgttgttatctgttactccccgcagcatgtttcccccgcccaactttagctgtaattatctggttttatttccactgtatatgatttaactgcaccggtttatttggtagtctggtcctagcctcgtcactacttcgccgaggttaggctaggcacttaccagcacatggggtcggttgttctTATACTACACTCTTCACTGTGTGCAGATGCTAATACCGGAGCCTTTGAACCGCAGTGAgagtgctgtcttcagtccattcaggtgactcgaggtagtcctgcaggcgtctgcgggccttggcgtctcctcctatcttttctctttctgtttttacttattcagagatagacttatgtatttcattcagaccttattgtagtattcttagatagtccgtgacttgtgacaccaaattctaggtagtattgtacttcaaattaggtagcagtgtttggttgaattattaagtttttgtCTTCCGCATTTccgtttatttaatttattccgtttttaatcacttattattttaaattattgaatatgtttaataaaaagagtaataattttataatattcagcttgcctagcttctacgagtaggcgccatcacgactcccgagggtggaaaattcgggtcgtgacaagttggtatcagagatctaggttacataggtcttgcaattcacggacaagcttagtagagtctgagggaatGGTACGGAGACATCAGTATTTATCccttagaggctacagagttaggaaaaacttcatatctattctttcctgtcgtgcgatttAGTTtcccaatgctaattgaatttctactctattctttcgcagatggcgagaacatgcgcttcctcatccaccgatcagcagcccgagcccctagcagcagctcccacaaggggcagagggcgatgacaaggccgtgctagaggccgaggtaggagcagagctcagcccagagcagcaacaCTGGCGATGGAGCCTCAAGTtcagtttgatgatgaggttccagctcaggcagttccggtgggcccaactcaggtcccagaggggttcattgctaccccagtactccaggatgcgctagtccgtctagtgggccttatggagagtattacccgggcaggcttgcttcctatagtACC contains:
- the LOC104225062 gene encoding RING-H2 finger protein ATL80-like, translated to MTLPPRFLLSTNSFSTPQLPVKSSAAEPPSSASVEPDFVIITAALLCAFICIIGLISVVRCAWLRRVRERTGGQSSSAANRGLKKKVLQSLPKFTYDNTSSTTGAAAECAICLAEYREGDEIRVLPQCDHGFHVQCIDTWLGSHSSCPSCRQILVVGRCRKCGEFPAVSGTSNGAQIPGRSYLA